A stretch of Ectothiorhodospiraceae bacterium BW-2 DNA encodes these proteins:
- a CDS encoding NAD(P)/FAD-dependent oxidoreductase: protein MESELFDVIVIGAGLAGLTAATRCQQAGLKVGLLEQLNRVGGLCGTYQREGYEFVIGCNEFGSSLEREMVALGVDIKFKAPNTRFTFESKSYQFPLKPLALAGMLKHTFDIQRFLKACKQPENSARSLDEIVSQTVKNRTLAQLILSFAYPSAITPARLSVAKFLEMFSKELNYDYQNSRIPIGGPQHLADQIAARFTAIGGQLWLERRVEAVEYAEGIHNVATSNGNYRAKQLISSEARQDRFPDGAVEGLSLNTLHLALKKSFPYPQGMHTLAYFPPDITGWMSQMDQGQLPDAFGFHLFCSDLPPKDEYYSVNLYCTAPRHMEDMAPAAQQQMESFILNHIERLLPGVNDAILYKTFITPADFYQQHHLKSLVTPYIVEHNMTKPDSYDSERAIYYIGNSLYPPGEHACGAVLCASQAATRLIETQAS, encoded by the coding sequence ATGGAATCAGAACTATTTGATGTTATCGTTATCGGTGCTGGTCTTGCGGGGCTAACAGCCGCAACGCGCTGCCAGCAAGCGGGGCTAAAAGTCGGACTGCTAGAGCAGTTGAATCGTGTAGGCGGTCTATGTGGCACCTACCAGCGCGAGGGGTATGAGTTTGTTATCGGCTGTAATGAGTTTGGTTCCAGTTTAGAGCGCGAAATGGTCGCGCTAGGGGTCGATATTAAATTTAAAGCCCCCAACACCCGCTTTACTTTCGAGTCGAAAAGCTACCAATTTCCGCTGAAACCCCTTGCGCTAGCCGGTATGCTAAAACATACTTTTGATATCCAACGCTTTTTAAAAGCGTGCAAACAGCCCGAAAATAGCGCCCGATCCTTAGATGAGATTGTCAGCCAAACGGTCAAAAATCGCACCTTAGCCCAACTCATTCTCTCTTTTGCTTACCCCTCGGCGATTACCCCTGCTCGACTCAGCGTAGCCAAATTTTTAGAGATGTTCTCTAAAGAGCTCAATTACGACTACCAAAACTCCCGTATTCCTATCGGTGGGCCACAACATTTAGCCGATCAGATCGCCGCCCGTTTTACCGCGATCGGTGGTCAGCTATGGTTAGAGAGGCGGGTCGAGGCGGTAGAGTATGCCGAGGGGATCCATAATGTGGCTACTAGTAACGGTAACTATCGTGCTAAACAGCTTATCTCTAGCGAAGCGAGGCAAGATCGCTTCCCTGACGGGGCGGTAGAGGGACTGTCACTCAACACGCTCCATCTAGCACTCAAAAAGAGCTTCCCTTACCCACAAGGGATGCACACCCTCGCCTATTTTCCACCCGATATCACCGGCTGGATGAGTCAAATGGATCAGGGGCAGCTCCCCGATGCCTTCGGTTTTCACCTCTTTTGTAGCGATCTGCCACCTAAGGATGAGTACTATAGTGTCAACCTCTACTGCACCGCACCGCGTCACATGGAGGATATGGCACCGGCAGCACAGCAACAGATGGAGTCGTTTATCCTTAACCATATCGAACGGCTACTACCGGGGGTTAACGATGCGATTCTCTACAAAACATTTATCACCCCTGCCGATTTCTACCAACAGCACCATCTAAAGAGTCTCGTCACTCCCTATATTGTTGAACACAATATGACTAAACCCGATAGCTACGATTCTGAGAGGGCGATTTACTATATCGGCAATAGCCTCTATCCACCGGGTGAGCACGCTTGTGGTGCCGTACTCTGTGCTAGCCAAGCTGCGACTCGTCTTATTGAGACGCAAGCTAGTTAA
- a CDS encoding amino acid adenylation domain-containing protein produces the protein MTLRQEISDTRWSLSSHESSVPRIFEYIAQRLPQQTAVFHDNQPLSYDGLNRQANRLAHYLIATGLPPGTPIAVSLEKSHHAVVAFMAVLKAGATYLPLDPDYPIDRINYILDDTSAPILLINKQKEAALAAAKTRVIDYETLAPALLSYPESNPSRPVGATDFSYIIYTSGTTGQPKGIRLTQQTLVNLIAFQTRDRGSKPDLRVSQFASFSFDVSLQELCYTLTNGYTLYVVPLAVRRSTMEYAHYLIGHRITSLFITTSMLELLAEAMLAIQPEALALSEIFVSGETLKITPTIRRLFLRYPDITLINQYGPSESHVMLSYTLPKGAESWEDYPPLGCAIPHFETYVLNDERKPLSVNEIGELYISGIGLSAGYINRPELTAEKFGPNPFNSAPGYERLYQTGDLVQWRSDGYLQHMGRRDFQVKIRGFRIELQEIESVIDAYDGVKQAVVLVKDRNHDLDQLNHSSITLYLVGYFVADTKLNKDDLFALLQSKLPDYMVPNFLVQVDQIPLTHNLKVDRKKLLAIDENEPSQPGATSTAITDPQHRTIAAIWSRLLNLPLEKLDSHSSFFHFGGNSLLTMRLANELAATFQTRIPIALIYEHNSIAALATAIDAISEAPPPIAAIDRHEKGDRPRLSFAQERLWFIEKYEEGTALYNIPIIYTLRADVGLAPLEQAIKKIISRHESLRTLIRQDRAGESYQQVVTGDLLTIEKVQLDSLTDLNQALKHDAHYLFNLQRELPIRLKFYAVTETKEHYLLLLFHHIATDGWSIELFMQELLIAYRHYSDPSSPTDEPNLPALPLQYSDFALWQRHYLSGPLLEKQLDFWRQRLNDFETLNLITDAPRPERVDYRGAALGFELDQARSDALRDRAKALEVSLYSLLMAAFLLMLRLFSHQKDIVIGLPISNRHYHEIENLIGFFVNSLPLRLVIDDNSSSTDYIQTVHRELLALQLHQDIPFEYLIKSLNIAKDSSRHPLFQVMFGLQNFADNLFGLSSEPKSDDKDPPLVPYRGSVPLYDSAKFDLTVFVNDSGANLSVIFNYATALFTPATINSYMDSFEQLLTRFAAPVCCTLATLDYITPEQLQQITVDWNRGARVTPFRQTVDHLFTEQVKQQGDRIALCYQHHTLTYQQLDSYANQLANYLQQQHHIGANDRVALFLHPSQALYIAIWAILKAGAAYVPIDLRYPEDRIAYILADTGATLVLVDQRSREQLDSIDDGITRLTLDAPEVEQAYRQAPSSTPTPHHSPDSLAYIIYTSGTTGQPKGVMVPHRSVVAFCQADNYCQIDQHNSVLGYSSHAFDGSVFDIFVTLTRGAKLVAIHSDTLLDAAALTEVISQHHIDTLFITSALFVNYAELKQRNPLLAIKNILFGGEKVSPDKISDFLNYSRHTNLIHVYGPTETIVFATFAPLTLDNVAALPIGKPLADKKLYLLNEQLQPLPAGAVGELYISGLSLAQGYLNQASFTQDKFIPNPFQTAEEAAQGLYATLYKTGDLVRYLPNGDIQYIARNDSQVKIRGYRIELEEIEQVLNSYPGVEQVVVLAKGSSGAKQLVAYLQLNQTRPTEPPLDGAELLAFAQQRLAEYMVPRQFAVVDKIPVNTNGKIDKKRLLDLATEPLTRPKTFIAPKSHYETLLSSLWQRILSQPQISISDNFFDLGGNSILLAQMHAALPDEIRAKIKIIDLFKYPTIAAISQFLTEPKPTPPPPSATTQTHQRDDIAIIGMAGRFPGADSIEELWQNLIAGRESITFYTKEELLAAGVDATLINHPNYVAAQGVLSDIQHFDADFFGYSPREATLIDPQQRLFLACAYHALEAAGYDNPDQQRGPIALYAAVGRNRYLADHLSEPGADDPVGQYQLLLGNGADFLATRVAYKLNLTGPAITVQTACSSSLVAVHQACLALKAGDCDLAMAGGVSLQAVDKQGYLYEADMIGSSDGHCRAFDAAADGTLGGQGVAVVVLKRLSQALADSDPILAVIKGHAINNDGSTKIGFTAPSIQGQAEVIRSAIARAGIAPETLSYIEAHGTGTKLGDPIEIEALKTAFAADPSQGQFCAIGSLKPNIGHLDAASGVAGLIKATLSLHHKALAPTIHYQQSNEKIDFSTTPFYVSTDYRPWPEGATPRRAGVSAFGLGGTNAHVVLEESPSPLNPPPPPPLERDYPIWFSAHTPSALAARQRQLLAYLTEHPDTVIRDFSYTLQLKRRHFKFASYVVAQTVDSAITALKATDSRPPIECRTSPPRAIVFMFPGQGSQYVAMGAALYRQQPYFRQQVDHCFELIPAHTTDFTLEDIFTNAERLHQTAYTQPALFIISYALARYLIHIGVKPNAMIGHSIGEYVAATLSGLFTLKDALYLVTQRARLLQRLPQGAMLSILLPSDDLPRDALALAQRLDLDIAAINDRQSLVLSGSLAQIDSAIGYLNENDISYKRLPVTRAFHSRMVEAILPDFEQVLSQIDLATATLPFISNLSGTLHTPQTLSSRHYWIDHLRHTVKFADGLTHLLTMLGESESLFLEVGAGEVLTRSGRRTHPNATLLATLGSDNNRLHPLLETLLQLQAGGVKLNWEAYYPDGAAYLPLPSYPFESKPFWITKQVSASTIPDSEPSAPTAPPAPEASASSPLKEQLRSIWRDYLGHATIGDDDNFFDLGGDSLLAIRIVSRIKSRLACELALADLFDKPTLRALAQHIEPQWASQRAISNDSSPLVQLQQAADSDKTLFLIHAADGYLLSYRPLIEALGASYTLYGLQNPYLEQTNPKLAPLNCIETIATAYREAIERVAPDGKYHLIGFSLGGLIAYEIAQQLTRSGKSVALLTLIDVIRPDHPFANTQSCDAILLDIVQLLSRKAISFEQFAPLSANERAALIVETIGLEGLNHDRKVAIYNQMRHYSEAIAAYQTAPYRGKVLFFNAQQRFAGYEQFALDETWRDSIEPELAVYDIPGDHLSMLTPPHVADIVHHFEYHYRLANPK, from the coding sequence CTACCCGATTGACCGAATTAACTATATTCTTGATGATACATCAGCGCCCATCTTATTGATAAATAAACAAAAAGAGGCAGCGCTAGCGGCAGCTAAAACCCGTGTAATCGACTATGAGACCCTTGCGCCGGCGCTTCTATCGTATCCAGAGAGCAACCCGAGCCGTCCTGTCGGAGCCACAGACTTCTCCTACATCATCTATACCTCCGGCACTACCGGTCAACCTAAGGGTATCCGCCTGACTCAGCAAACTTTGGTAAATCTCATCGCCTTTCAAACGCGCGATAGAGGCTCTAAACCCGACCTTCGAGTGAGCCAGTTTGCCAGTTTCAGTTTTGATGTCTCCCTCCAAGAGCTCTGCTACACCCTGACTAACGGCTATACGCTCTATGTTGTTCCGTTAGCGGTAAGACGCTCTACGATGGAGTATGCCCACTATCTCATCGGCCACCGTATCACCTCGCTGTTTATTACCACCAGTATGCTGGAGCTACTAGCAGAGGCGATGTTGGCTATACAGCCAGAGGCGCTCGCCTTAAGCGAAATATTTGTCTCTGGTGAGACCCTTAAAATTACCCCCACCATTCGCCGCCTCTTTTTACGCTACCCCGATATCACCCTTATCAATCAGTATGGCCCCTCTGAGTCTCATGTCATGCTGAGTTATACCCTGCCAAAGGGGGCGGAGAGTTGGGAAGATTACCCCCCTTTAGGCTGCGCTATCCCCCATTTTGAGACCTATGTTCTCAACGACGAGCGAAAACCACTCTCGGTCAATGAGATCGGCGAACTCTACATTAGCGGCATCGGCTTAAGCGCCGGCTATATCAATCGCCCTGAACTGACTGCCGAAAAATTTGGCCCCAACCCCTTCAACAGCGCACCGGGTTATGAGCGCCTCTATCAGACCGGTGATTTAGTCCAGTGGCGTAGTGACGGCTATCTACAACACATGGGTCGGCGTGACTTTCAGGTCAAAATTCGCGGCTTTAGAATTGAGTTACAGGAGATAGAGAGCGTTATTGACGCTTATGACGGCGTTAAGCAGGCGGTGGTGTTGGTTAAAGATCGCAATCACGACCTCGATCAGCTCAACCACTCATCAATCACTCTCTATCTTGTCGGCTACTTTGTGGCCGATACGAAGCTCAATAAAGACGATCTATTCGCCTTACTGCAAAGCAAGCTGCCCGACTATATGGTGCCTAATTTTTTAGTTCAGGTTGATCAAATCCCCCTAACCCATAATCTTAAAGTTGATCGAAAAAAGCTACTTGCGATCGATGAGAACGAACCCTCGCAACCGGGCGCAACCTCGACTGCCATCACCGATCCGCAACATCGTACCATTGCCGCGATTTGGAGTCGGCTACTTAATCTACCTCTTGAAAAGCTCGATAGCCACAGCAGCTTCTTCCACTTTGGCGGCAACAGTCTGCTAACGATGCGGTTAGCTAATGAACTTGCAGCCACTTTCCAGACCCGTATTCCTATTGCGCTCATCTATGAACACAACAGCATTGCTGCTTTAGCAACAGCGATTGACGCTATCTCGGAGGCACCGCCCCCCATTGCCGCTATCGATAGGCACGAAAAGGGTGATAGACCGCGCCTCTCTTTTGCCCAAGAGCGGCTATGGTTTATTGAGAAGTATGAAGAGGGTACCGCACTCTATAACATTCCGATTATCTACACCCTAAGGGCAGATGTCGGGCTCGCGCCCCTAGAACAGGCGATTAAAAAGATTATCTCACGCCATGAGAGTTTAAGAACACTTATTCGGCAGGATCGGGCCGGTGAGAGCTATCAACAGGTGGTTACTGGTGATCTACTCACGATCGAAAAGGTGCAGCTCGACTCTCTTACCGACTTAAACCAAGCACTAAAACACGACGCGCACTATCTCTTTAATCTACAGCGGGAGCTACCCATACGGCTTAAATTTTATGCCGTAACCGAGACTAAAGAGCACTATCTGCTGCTGCTGTTTCACCACATTGCGACCGACGGCTGGTCGATTGAGCTCTTTATGCAGGAGCTGCTCATCGCCTACCGCCACTATAGCGATCCCTCTTCTCCAACCGATGAGCCCAACCTACCCGCTCTGCCGCTGCAGTATAGCGATTTTGCCTTATGGCAACGCCACTACCTAAGCGGGCCACTGTTAGAGAAGCAGCTCGACTTTTGGCGTCAACGACTCAACGATTTTGAGACGCTTAACCTCATTACCGACGCCCCCCGTCCCGAACGGGTCGATTACCGTGGCGCAGCGCTCGGTTTTGAGCTCGACCAGGCTCGTAGTGATGCCTTAAGAGATCGCGCCAAGGCGCTAGAGGTGAGCCTCTACAGCCTACTAATGGCCGCTTTTCTATTAATGCTAAGGCTTTTTAGCCACCAAAAAGATATCGTCATCGGTCTGCCGATCTCGAACCGCCACTATCACGAAATAGAGAATTTAATCGGCTTCTTCGTTAATAGCCTGCCGTTACGGCTAGTTATCGACGATAACAGCAGCAGCACTGACTATATTCAAACTGTTCACCGAGAGCTATTAGCCCTGCAACTGCATCAAGATATTCCGTTTGAGTATCTGATTAAATCGCTCAATATCGCCAAAGATTCGAGTCGCCACCCGCTATTTCAAGTGATGTTTGGCTTGCAAAACTTTGCCGATAACCTATTCGGTCTCTCCTCTGAGCCTAAGAGCGACGACAAAGATCCCCCTCTAGTACCGTACAGAGGCTCCGTTCCACTCTACGATAGCGCCAAGTTTGATTTAACTGTTTTTGTTAACGATAGCGGTGCTAACCTTTCGGTAATCTTTAATTACGCCACCGCGCTGTTTACACCGGCGACCATTAACAGCTATATGGACTCTTTTGAACAGCTGTTAACCCGTTTCGCAGCGCCTGTCTGTTGCACTCTTGCCACCTTAGACTATATTACCCCAGAGCAGCTTCAGCAGATAACGGTCGATTGGAACCGTGGTGCGCGTGTTACCCCCTTTCGGCAAACGGTTGACCACCTCTTCACCGAACAGGTCAAACAGCAGGGCGATCGCATCGCCCTCTGCTATCAACACCACACGCTCACCTACCAACAGCTCGATAGCTATGCCAATCAGTTAGCTAACTACCTACAACAGCAGCATCACATCGGCGCGAATGATCGGGTGGCGCTATTTCTCCACCCTAGTCAAGCGCTTTACATCGCCATTTGGGCGATCTTAAAGGCAGGTGCCGCCTATGTCCCTATCGATTTACGCTATCCTGAAGATCGTATCGCCTATATTTTAGCCGATACTGGTGCCACTTTAGTGCTGGTCGATCAGCGCTCGCGCGAGCAGCTCGACTCTATTGATGATGGCATAACCCGACTTACCCTTGATGCGCCTGAGGTAGAACAGGCCTATCGCCAAGCCCCCTCTAGCACGCCGACGCCACACCACTCCCCCGATAGCCTAGCCTATATTATCTACACCTCCGGCACCACCGGCCAACCTAAAGGGGTGATGGTTCCCCATCGAAGCGTTGTTGCCTTCTGTCAAGCGGATAACTACTGCCAAATTGATCAACACAACAGCGTGTTAGGTTACTCTAGCCACGCCTTTGATGGCAGCGTGTTCGATATTTTTGTCACCCTCACCCGGGGTGCAAAACTGGTTGCCATTCATAGCGATACCCTGCTCGACGCCGCCGCGCTAACCGAGGTGATCTCGCAACACCACATCGATACCCTATTTATCACCTCGGCACTCTTTGTCAACTATGCTGAACTCAAACAGCGCAACCCACTGCTGGCCATTAAAAATATCCTCTTTGGGGGGGAGAAGGTCAGTCCCGACAAAATTAGCGACTTTCTTAACTATAGTCGCCACACCAACCTCATTCATGTCTATGGCCCAACCGAAACGATTGTCTTTGCCACCTTTGCCCCGTTAACTCTCGATAATGTCGCGGCGCTACCTATCGGTAAACCGCTCGCTGATAAAAAACTCTATCTCCTCAACGAACAGTTGCAGCCTCTACCCGCAGGTGCCGTTGGTGAACTCTATATCTCTGGGCTCAGTCTAGCGCAGGGCTACCTGAATCAGGCCAGTTTTACCCAAGATAAATTTATTCCTAATCCGTTTCAAACGGCTGAAGAGGCCGCGCAGGGGCTATATGCCACCCTCTATAAAACTGGCGATCTAGTCCGCTATCTGCCCAATGGTGATATTCAATATATTGCCCGCAACGACTCCCAAGTCAAAATTCGAGGCTATCGCATCGAATTAGAGGAGATTGAGCAGGTATTAAACAGCTATCCCGGCGTAGAGCAGGTGGTGGTGCTCGCTAAAGGCAGCTCTGGTGCCAAACAGCTAGTTGCCTACCTGCAACTCAACCAGACTCGGCCAACCGAACCGCCCCTTGATGGAGCAGAGCTGCTCGCCTTTGCCCAACAGCGACTGGCCGAATATATGGTGCCACGCCAGTTTGCCGTGGTCGATAAGATTCCGGTGAACACCAATGGTAAAATCGATAAAAAACGGCTCTTGGATCTAGCGACCGAACCGCTCACCCGCCCCAAAACCTTCATCGCACCAAAGAGCCACTACGAGACGCTCCTCTCTAGCCTCTGGCAACGCATCCTATCGCAGCCACAGATTAGCATCAGCGATAATTTTTTTGATCTCGGTGGTAACTCCATCCTACTCGCGCAGATGCACGCTGCGCTACCCGATGAGATAAGAGCAAAAATAAAGATTATCGATCTATTCAAATATCCGACTATTGCCGCCATTAGCCAATTTCTAACCGAGCCGAAGCCAACCCCCCCCCCTCCTAGCGCCACGACACAAACGCATCAACGGGATGATATTGCCATTATCGGCATGGCGGGGCGCTTTCCTGGCGCTGACTCGATTGAAGAGCTATGGCAAAATTTAATCGCCGGCAGAGAGTCGATCACCTTCTATACCAAAGAGGAGCTACTCGCGGCGGGCGTTGACGCAACACTCATCAACCACCCTAACTATGTCGCAGCCCAAGGGGTATTGAGCGATATTCAACACTTTGATGCCGATTTTTTCGGCTATTCACCGCGTGAAGCGACTCTTATCGATCCACAACAGCGGCTCTTTCTAGCCTGCGCCTACCACGCCCTCGAAGCGGCCGGTTACGACAATCCCGATCAACAGCGTGGCCCTATCGCCCTCTATGCGGCTGTGGGGCGCAATCGCTATCTAGCCGACCATTTGAGTGAGCCGGGGGCTGACGATCCAGTCGGTCAATACCAGCTACTATTAGGCAACGGTGCCGACTTTCTAGCGACTCGTGTCGCCTACAAACTCAACTTAACTGGCCCGGCGATCACCGTCCAAACCGCCTGCTCTAGCTCCTTGGTGGCGGTACATCAGGCCTGCCTTGCGCTCAAAGCGGGCGATTGTGATCTTGCCATGGCAGGAGGGGTCTCGCTACAGGCGGTCGATAAACAGGGCTATCTCTATGAAGCCGATATGATTGGCAGCTCAGATGGCCACTGTCGCGCCTTTGACGCGGCGGCGGACGGCACCCTTGGTGGTCAAGGGGTAGCGGTTGTGGTATTAAAGCGGCTCTCTCAGGCGTTAGCCGATAGCGATCCTATCTTAGCCGTCATTAAAGGGCACGCCATCAATAATGACGGCAGTACCAAAATCGGCTTTACCGCACCTAGCATTCAGGGACAGGCCGAGGTTATTCGCAGCGCCATCGCCCGAGCCGGCATTGCCCCCGAAACCCTCTCCTATATCGAAGCGCACGGTACCGGCACCAAATTGGGCGATCCTATCGAAATCGAGGCACTAAAAACCGCCTTTGCCGCCGATCCAAGCCAAGGGCAGTTCTGCGCCATCGGCTCTCTGAAACCCAATATCGGCCATCTCGATGCCGCATCGGGGGTGGCAGGCTTGATTAAAGCGACCCTCTCGCTACACCACAAGGCGCTAGCCCCCACGATCCACTACCAGCAGAGTAATGAGAAGATCGACTTCTCCACCACCCCCTTCTATGTCTCAACCGACTATCGCCCATGGCCCGAGGGGGCTACCCCCAGAAGAGCCGGAGTCAGCGCCTTTGGCCTAGGGGGAACCAATGCCCATGTCGTACTAGAAGAGAGCCCGTCCCCCCTCAATCCACCGCCGCCACCGCCGCTAGAACGAGACTATCCAATCTGGTTCTCGGCCCACACTCCCAGCGCACTCGCGGCGCGACAGCGGCAGCTGCTGGCTTATTTAACCGAGCATCCCGACACTGTCATACGCGATTTTAGCTACACCCTACAGCTAAAACGGCGCCACTTTAAGTTTGCCAGCTATGTTGTCGCCCAAACAGTGGATAGCGCCATCACAGCGCTTAAAGCGACCGACTCACGCCCGCCAATTGAGTGCCGCACGAGCCCCCCTCGCGCCATTGTCTTTATGTTCCCAGGACAGGGATCGCAATATGTCGCCATGGGGGCGGCGCTCTATCGGCAACAGCCCTATTTTCGTCAACAAGTTGATCACTGTTTTGAATTAATACCGGCTCACACTACCGATTTTACCTTAGAGGATATCTTTACTAACGCCGAAAGGCTCCACCAAACCGCCTATACCCAGCCGGCGCTCTTTATCATTTCGTATGCCCTTGCCCGATATCTTATCCATATTGGCGTTAAACCTAATGCGATGATTGGGCACAGTATTGGCGAATATGTCGCCGCCACCCTTAGCGGCCTCTTTACCCTAAAAGATGCCCTCTATTTAGTCACCCAACGCGCAAGGCTACTACAGCGCCTGCCCCAGGGAGCGATGTTGTCGATCCTGCTCCCTAGTGACGATCTCCCCCGTGATGCGCTAGCGTTGGCTCAACGACTCGATCTCGACATCGCAGCCATCAATGACCGCCAAAGTCTGGTGCTCTCAGGCTCCCTAGCTCAAATCGACAGCGCCATCGGCTACCTCAACGAAAACGATATTAGCTATAAACGACTACCGGTCACCCGTGCGTTTCACTCGCGAATGGTAGAGGCGATCCTGCCTGACTTTGAACAGGTTTTAAGCCAAATCGATCTAGCGACAGCGACCCTTCCCTTTATCTCCAACCTAAGCGGCACACTCCATACGCCACAGACACTTAGCTCACGCCACTACTGGATCGATCATCTGCGCCACACGGTTAAGTTTGCCGACGGTCTCACCCACCTATTAACGATGCTAGGGGAGAGCGAGAGCCTCTTTTTAGAGGTCGGCGCAGGAGAGGTACTCACCCGTTCGGGGAGGCGAACACACCCCAACGCCACCCTGCTAGCAACCCTCGGCAGCGATAACAACCGGCTACACCCCCTACTAGAGACGCTACTACAGCTACAGGCTGGGGGGGTTAAACTTAACTGGGAGGCCTACTATCCCGACGGTGCCGCTTATCTACCCCTACCTAGCTACCCCTTTGAGAGCAAACCGTTTTGGATTACCAAACAGGTGTCAGCGTCCACGATACCCGATTCGGAACCGAGCGCCCCGACCGCACCACCAGCGCCGGAGGCCTCTGCTAGCTCCCCCCTCAAAGAGCAGCTTCGATCGATTTGGCGCGACTATCTTGGCCATGCCACGATTGGCGATGATGATAACTTTTTCGATCTAGGGGGCGATTCACTACTAGCGATACGAATTGTTAGCCGTATTAAGAGCAGACTAGCGTGTGAGCTGGCGCTAGCCGATCTCTTCGATAAACCGACGCTTCGTGCCCTAGCGCAACACATTGAACCGCAGTGGGCTAGCCAGAGAGCGATAAGCAACGACTCATCCCCCCTAGTGCAGCTACAGCAGGCAGCAGATAGCGATAAAACGCTCTTTTTAATTCACGCCGCAGATGGCTACCTGTTGAGTTATCGCCCCTTGATTGAGGCGCTTGGTGCTAGCTATACCCTCTATGGCCTACAGAACCCCTATCTGGAGCAGACCAACCCTAAACTCGCCCCCCTTAACTGTATCGAAACGATTGCCACCGCCTACCGTGAGGCGATAGAGAGGGTCGCCCCTGACGGAAAGTATCATCTCATCGGTTTCTCTTTAGGTGGCCTTATCGCCTATGAGATAGCGCAGCAGTTGACTCGAAGCGGAAAAAGTGTCGCGCTCTTGACTCTAATTGATGTTATCAGACCCGACCACCCCTTTGCCAATACCCAGAGCTGTGATGCGATCTTATTAGATATTGTGCAGCTCTTGAGCCGCAAGGCGATCTCCTTTGAGCAATTTGCCCCCCTATCCGCTAATGAGCGGGCCGCCCTTATCGTCGAAACGATTGGGCTTGAGGGGTTAAATCATGACCGAAAAGTAGCGATTTATAACCAAATGAGACACTACAGCGAGGCGATTGCCGCCTATCAAACCGCGCCCTATCGCGGAAAAGTGCTCTTTTTTAATGCCCAGCAGCGCTTTGCAGGTTACGAACAGTTCGCCCTTGATGAGACTTGGCGCGACAGCATCGAACCTGAACTCGCTGTGTACGATATACCCGGCGATCATCTTTCCATGCTCACCCCTCCTCATGTTGCCGATATCGTGCACCACTTTGAATACCACTATCGCCTTGCTAATCCCAAGTAA